The Fuerstiella sp. genome contains the following window.
ACAATCTTCAGCCGTCTGTCCCGCTGCCGGAAGGTATGCAGCGTCAGCGATTAGCACTGCTTGAACGCCTGAACGAGGCACATCAGCAGAAGTATCCGCGAGAATCAGATCTTGATGCACGTATTCGAAACTATGAACTGGCAGCCCGGATGCAGCTGAGTGCGACGAATGTGGTGGACATTTCCCGTGAGTCCCAGGCGACGCAGCGCCTGTATGGTCTGGATCAGCCTCATACGGCCGGTTACGGCACCCGCTGCTTGATGGCTCGGCGACTGGTGGAAGCCGGTGTGCGTTTTGTGCAGGTCTTCATCGGACGGGGGCAGCCCTGGGATCATCACAACAAACTGAATTCCGGCCTGCAAACGATGAGCGCCGGTGATGCCCCTTCAGCGGCACTCATACAGGATCTCAGGGACCGTGGGCTGCTGGACAGTACGATTGTCTTTTGGGCCGGAGAATTCGGTCGAATGCCGGTGGCTCAGGGGGACGGAGGTAACGGACGTGACGGACGTGATCACAACAAAAATGCCGGCAGTTGCTGGATTGCCGGTGGGGGATTTCGGTCAGGTCACGTCTACGGGAGTACTGACGATGTGGGGTACGCTGCCGACGAGAACCCGGTGACTGTCCCGGACTTGTTCGCCACGTTCGCACACCAAATGGGGCTTGATCACACCCGGGTCAGCTATTTGCATCTGGGGCGTGAGGAAAATATGACCGATTCAGATGTTACCGGAGCATACGTTCATGACGGGCTCATCGCTTAATCTGATGTTGATGTCGCAGGCTGACTTTGGTGACTGAATCCAGGCTGGAACTTTGGGTGGCGAGTTGATGAGTCCCGTAGTGCACAGGAAGTACACTCTCCGCAGCAGAAACCACGGCTGTGGGACTGCGAATCGCGGGATGCACGATGATGCTGTTGATTCGTTTGATAAGTCGTTTTCACGGAATTTCCTGACCGCACGGAATTCAGTGCGCAGAGTGGTTGGTTCATCTGTCACTGAGGTACACTGTTTGATGTTCAACACCTGAATGTCCTGTCCATTTGCAGAATCATTTTCGTGACCGATGCACCCCGCAAACCGAATGTCATCGAACAGCTGGTCGCCTATCTTGACGGTGAACTGGACGGTGAACAGTCTGCAGGAATTGAAAAACATCTCAGCGAAGATCCAAAACTGCGGCAGCTGGCTGAAGAACTGGACCGCACCTGGGGAATGCTCGACGCCCTGGAATCTGTCGAAGCCAGTCAGGAATTTTCAGCTCAGACGATGAAAACGGTAGCCGCAGCCGACATGGATTCGCAGCAGCGATTCTCTGCACTGGTCAGCAGGTTCGCCGGATCATGGTTCAACAGCCACGCTTTGACCTGGTTTGGAATTGGAGTGATCGGAACATCGTGCGGACTGGCAATCAGCCTGCTCAGCGGAGCATCTCCGGAGTCGACTCAGGCTGCCGAACTGTTGCGGGATATCGATGTTCTGCAGCGGTATCCTGAATACTCGATCGTGCCCGACGTTGAACTCCTTCGGGAATTGAAATTTCCGAGTGTCGGGCCATCATTGTCACAGGAGCAACAATGATGTCTTCGAGAACGTCGAATGTTTTTGTCGCCGGTCTGTCAGCGACGGCAGGCGTCGCAATCACACTCGTGGTGGCGTCACAGCTTGTGCAAAGCGATGCCGGACTGTCTGCTGCACAACGTCGATTTGCGAATCTGGAATACTCAGAGGCGCATCGAATTCAGGCGACGTTTGAACGTCTGCAAAACCGACCTGAAGAACGACAGCAGATTATGGCAGTTCACCATGCAGTTACCGACGATGAGGATCTCGACCGTCGGCTGAAACTGCTGTACCTGTGGTGGGAAACCCGTGACGACGCGCAGCGTCAGGAGTTGCGAACGTTGTCTCCGAATGAATGGCTGAAGGAAACGCAGCACCAGCTCTCAGACACGTCTCCCCCGGACAGCTTTCTTGTTCGAGTCGCGGGGCCGCGCGGCTCCATTCGGGTGTCTCGAAAGCAGGTTGATCAGTTTCTTCAGCACGCTTTGCCTGTGGAGGGGATTCCGAACGACGATCAGAAGTTGCTGGATTCGGTGGATGTCGGGGATCGTTCGCTGGCGAAGGTATTAATTATTGCCAAGGGGCTGGTTCGCCGGACGTCAGGAAATCCCAGGCTGAGCCCGAATGAAGATGCCTTGGTTCGGACATACAATGCGGTCACGGCAGACCTCTTTGATGATCGTCTTCCTCCGCGCCCGGCCGACTTACGCCGACAGGCTCTGATCTGCGTTTCTGTACTCAGGTCTGTGGCCGACTATCTTTCTGTCGATTTTTATCGTCGGAATTCTGTTGGACCCGAAGCCATTGAGAAGGAATTTGCCGATCTGGACACTCCCGATCGAATCAGACACATGATGATGGCTCCCGAAGTTGCCACATATTCGATTCAGGTTCGTCTGAAATCTCAGGATCGAAATACTCCAGTCGGTCAGCTGGCTGCCCGACTGGCCGCGTTTGACCGAATTGGTAACCAGCTGCGGGATAAGTACCGACGAGGTGCTGTCAGGGAAGGTGGTCGTCCGCGCCCGGTCAGGCCGCGCGACGGCGATGCACGGCAGATCAGAAATCGCGGCCCAGGCAACGATCGTATCATCAAACGTCGCGGCGGGCAGTAGCCGGGAGTTCTTTTGTTCAGTCATTCAACTACGCTTTTCCACCCGATGACTGTTACCGCCGCCGTGTGCAGCTTCGTGTGAGCACTGATTTCCGTGAATTCCCGGGATGTGTTCGGTGTCCGGGTTTCTGATCTGATCAACATCATTTCAACGGAACAATACACTAAATTCTATGATTCCTCTTCGCGACAATATTCGGTCACGTACCACACCCTGGATTAATTACACCATCATTGCTGTCTGCTGTCTGGTCTTCTATTTTCAGCTGCAGGACCAAAAATCTTTGCTGGTCGAACGATACGGCATGATTCCGACGCGTATTGTGAACCCCGATCAGACGGTCGATGTGATTGATCGGGTGATTGTTCAAACCCCGTTTGGTGATCGGATTCGCGAAATCTCCCGACCGGTTGCTCCTGCGGGAGTCATACCGTGGCTGACAACTCTCACCTGTATCTTTCTTCACGGCGGCTGGATGCACATCATCGGCAACATGTGGATGCTTTGGATATTCGGGGACAACGTCGAGGACCGTATGGGACACCGCTGGTACCTGTTGTTCTACGTTTTCTGTGGAATGGTGGCCAGTGCGTCTCACATGCTGATCGATACCGGTTCCACAGTCCCGACGATTGGTGCCAGTGGAGCGATTGCCGGAGTCATGGGAGCCTATATGGTGCTGTATCCGCGGGCGCAGGTACTCTCGATCGTTCCGATTTTCTTTTTCATCCAGATGATCGTGTTGCCGGCACCTGTTTTTCTGGGCATCTGGTTTCTGCTGCAGTTCTTTCAGGGAACATTTGCGGTCATCAGCATACAAAGCGCGGGAGTGGCCTGGTGGGCTCACATTGGAGGATTCGTTACCGGGTTTTTGATCGCCTGGTTGTTCAAACAGTCCGGTTCGACCACACCGGCCGTCAAAGTCATTGATCCCCGGAACCAACGTTCCACCACTTATAGGATCTACGTGAACGACCGGCGACGCTGATGTTTGTCGTGACTTTAACGAGCGACTTTGGTGTTCTTTAGAAGATTGGCTGTGGCCATATATCGAATACCGGTGCCGTGCGGAGTCTGCCGACCGACAGGTCCGGAAATTTCCGACTGCTTCGGGCGCTGTTTCCGTTCGTCAGTCCGCGGCACATTCGAGGTAGGGGTCCAGACCAATCCGGCGAAATGTTTCACTTTGCCGGCGCTCACTTTTGAGCAGCTGTTTTCGCTGTCGAGCATAATTTTTTTCCAGCTGCCTCTGTGCTTTTCGAAAATAAGTTTTCACGTTCAGCCCCGTGATTTCGCCCTGTTGATGTTCAATCAGAGTTCGCAGCTGCCGCCGGGCCCGGGGCGACAGGATGTTCAGAAACGGATCTTCCAGAGACAACAGGAATTGAAATGTTCCCGGGTCGCCCTGACGGGCCGTTCGGCCCACAAGCTGACGGTCAATTCGGGCTGAACTGTGGACGGACGTGGCAATCACGTGCACACCGCCGTTCCGGATAACCTCCTGATGAGGAATAATGTCGGTGCCCCGACCTGCCATATTGGTCGCGATCGTTACTCGGCCAGGTTGTCCTGCCAGTTCCACAATTTCGGCTTCTTCGGCCTCGTGCCGAGCATTCAGTATCACGTATCGGGTACCGGCAGCATTCAGCATATTTCCCAGCGCCTCCGATTCACTCACAGAGGGAGTACCAATCAGCACCGCGCGTTTTTGACGAACCAGTTCAACCACAGTTTCTGTGAGCACCTGATTGCGTTGTGAATGTGTCGCATAGATCCGGGTTGGAAGCTCCTGCCGCAGACACGGACGATTTGTAGGGATCTCCGCGACACCGATGCGATAGGCATTCCACAACTCGTTTTTCGCCAGCGCTGCAGTCCCCGTCATTCCGGCCAGATACCTGTAGTGTCTGAACAGAGACTGAATTGTGATTTGTGCGGCATGCTGGGTGAGTTCCGAAACCGCTGTTCCTTCTTTAACCTCTATCGCCTGATGTAGGCCTCGCTGCCACTTACGACCATCCATCATACGACCTGTGGATTCGTCCACGATCGTCACTTCACCGTCCTTCATGACATACTCGCGGTCGAGTTGATAGAACAGATTCGCAGCCAGTGCCGTCTCAACCTGCGACAGCAATTTCTCATTACTGAAGCTTCCGAGCCACTGCGGACGGTCGGACATCAGGACGCGAAGGCTTCCCGGCTCGGTAAGTGTTACCAGTCGGCGGTCCGGCTCACAAACAAAATCCTCGTGTTCCTGGAGATCATTGACCCGTGAGTACGCCCAGTGCAGCAGGCTGACATCAGAGATCGAATTTGGTTCCGGAAGACCGATGATCAGAGGTGTGACAGCTTCGTCGATGAGGACACTGTCAGCCTCATCGATCAGTGCGAAGTACTGACCACGCTGAACCCGGTTCCGGCCACTGCCCGACGACAGCGACGTGTAGCGCGGCAGGCTGTTTTGTGTCCCAACGGTGTCCGATTTCAGACGATCACGAAGAAAATCGAATCCGATCTCTGTGGCGGTCCCGTAGGTGATATCGCAATTGTAGGCTTCCTGTCGTTCTTCATCTTCTGATTCTGATATCACGCAACCAACGGACAGTCCCATCATGCTGTATATTGGCTTCATTGCTGCGGCATCGCGCTGAGCCAGATAGTCGTTGACCGTGACGACATGACATCCGCGGCCGACCATTGCATACAGTGTCGTCGGCATCGTTGCGGTCAGTGTCTTGCCCTCGCCTGTCTGCATTTCAGCAATCCATCGTTCGGCCAGAGCAATTCCTCCAATTATCTGCACCGGATAAGGTGTCATATTCACCGTGCGGCGTGCTGCCTCACAAACCAGCCCAAACACGTCTGTTATTGCACTTTGCAGTGGAAAGCCCGTCCGGATTTTCCACGCAAGTTCGAGAGCCTGTCCGCGAATCTCCTCATCGGATTTTTCACGAAGCTGACCGGTTCGACGGTCAATGACCTGGGCCATTGCCTGCCAACGCGAGACACGCGATACCTGTGTCCTTCCGCCAGTTTTTAACCAGTGCCAAAGTGAATTTGCCAACGTCAGTTCCTCAACAAACTGCTGCACGTTGATTGTATGCTTTCAAAACGAAGATGTCCGTCTGGTCCACAGTGTATGACGGACGTGTTCGGTCTGCTGCCACGAATCTTCACGGAGTGACCGACATGCCGGCATCGGTGTGTTCTGTGCAGAGCATGCCGAAACAGCGATTTGCACCGAAATTACCGACTAATCGGCACGTTCTGCCGGTGACCGAAATGTGCGTGTTACGAACGCCCTGAATGCCGGCTAAGTCGTATAGGCGCGCAGATCTGATTGCCATAGCCTCTGAAACTTCGGCTCAAATCACCGGTTTCTCCGTCCAGTCGGCACCATTTTCCCATGCTTTTGTTTCGATTCGCGCACATTCGTCCTGCCGGGAATGTTCCCCTGCGGTTTTCTGCCGCTCCACCTGGGCTGGATCGATGCGAGGCGTATCGTCACTGTTGCCGAACGGTCGAGACGCTGGTAACTCAATCCTTCACGGCCTGATGACGTTTCCGATGAAACGGATCACTCACCAAAGTGCGAACTTTGACGGTTTGCGGCGATGTTTGCTGATCGTCCTGCAGATTCTGCCGGGTTGCGCGCTCACGGGTTCGTCGGACGATTTTGCCACAAATCTTTATACCCCTGCTGAGGGGCGGCTGACGGCTGAACGGCAAATAGAGGAATCCGCAGGCTATGGACACACTGCAGACTATGCCAATTTCATGGACAACGACGCAGACTCAGAATCGTCCGGGGCGTCTGCCGTTTATCTGACAGGGATGGTTACCGAACAGACTTTTGATGAGATTTCAGAGGAGCAAGTCTGGCCCGTGTCACTGCTGGAGGCTGTTCAGCTGGCCCTGGATAATAATGAAGTCATTCCCGTTGATGTCCAGTTCCTTTCCAGTGGAAGCACTCTGCTCAATGCTCCGCAGGCGGTGGCGTCAATCTATGATCCGGCCATTCAGGCAACCAGTGTGGCAGCCGCACGTGGAAGCCTGGCCGCGACTTCAGATTTCGTCCCTGTGCTGACCGCTCGTTCCACAATTGGCCAGGACAGTGTTATTCAGAACAATCTGGTATCAGCCGGTCTTCCCGCGGGCGGTGTGCTTGAAAGTGACACAGGAAATCTTGATATCAGTCTGCAGCAGCGGCTGATGACCGGTGGTCTTCTTGAATTATCCCACAATATCAGGTTTGATGACAATAACGTTGGCACGAACCTGTTTCCAAATGTGTATCAGGGGCAGTTGGCTGTCGAATTCACACAGCCCCTGTGGAGCGGTGCCGGTGACTTCTTTACGTCAGTTGCCGGACCGATCGATCTGATTGCCACGCGCGCCCCAAGTGTCGATCAGGGAATTGTGATCACGCGACTTAACGAAAAGATTTCAAACAATCAATTTCATATTGCGCTGCAACAGCTGGTCAAGGATGTCGCGGATGTCTATCAGGATCTGCACTTTGCCCACCGAAGGTATGAAATTGAGACAAAAACACAAGAGGCTGCAGAGAAAGTCTGGAAGCAGCTCAAGGCAAAATCTGAAGCCGGCACCGGACGCGGACTGGCATCAGAAGCGCAGGCCGAAGAAAATGTTTATGCAACTTCAGCCCGGGTCAAAGATGCATCCCGGGAAATCATTACGGCAGAGAACCGGCTGCGTCGGCTGATTGGCAGGGATCCCGGACACGGGCTCATCATGCAGCCCATTCAGGCTCCGACAGTTGATCCGATTGCCGATGACTGGGAACACTCGCTGCAGACCGCGTTCTCACGACGGTCCGAGCTGAACGAAACCATCCTGACGATGCAGAGCCTGGAACTGCAGCGTTCCGCTTCCATGAGTCTGTCGAAGCCGCGTCTGGATCTGGTGTCAAATATCCACACGAACGGGTTTGGTGATCATGCATTCGATGAGTCGGGCCGGGGAGGTCCTGCACGAAGTGACAGTTATGCGCAGAATCTTCTGAATGCGGAACAGACCGGCTGGTTTGCCGGGGTGCAGTTTTCCGTGCCGCTGGACCGACGATTGTATCGCAGTCTCCAGCATCAGCTTGAATATCGACTGGCGAAGACACGTGCCACACTGAAGGCTCAGAAGAAAGAAATCTCACACGAATTGTGGCATGCATTTCGTTCGGCAGAACGCTGGTCTGAGATCGTGAGCGAAAACGAGCGTCGTGTTCAGGCGGCACGGCGACAGGTCAGTGCCCTGGATGCGGCTTCCGTGGCCGGACGCGACATCGTGGATCTGCTGGTTCGCGCTCATTCCACACTGGCGATTGCCGAAACTCAATATGCCCAGGCGATGACAGAATACAACAAAGCCAATTCAGAAATTCGTTTCCGTCGAGGAACACTGCTCGAAGATCTCAATATCAGTATCCACGATCCCCTGTCTCTTCCCGTTTCTGATGCCAAAGCAGCTGAAACCGGAACACAGGATGAGTCAGAAACAGTCAGCAGCTGAACCGGAGTAACAGTACCTCCGGCGGGGAACAGGACGTCGCCGCTGTCTGGCAGTTTGAGTCGTAAAACAGACCTGGTTCACGAGGTTTCCGGCTTGTTGTCCTGTCTCGCAGCTATCGATGCGTTTTGCGGATTTACTGCAATGTCTGTGCCGCGTTTTCCCGCAGTCTGTTCAGGTGACGCCGAAGTGCGGTCAGCTGAATTTGCAAACCGATGTTGATGCTTCCAATTCCTTTGCGTAATTCACGGGAGTCGGTGAGCAACTGATTGATGGTCGCCGGGTATTCTTCTTCCGGATCCTCAAATGTCGGTTCTTCGCCGATCGGACTGCCTGTGGCGCACTCCGGACATAAAACCACCTGCTCTGTATGATTGTCAGTAAAGTGACTGTATCGCATGATGATGTCCGAGCATTCGGTCATTAATGCTGCGGCCTTTCCCAGTTCATCGATGCCTCTTGAGTTTTCTTTGATGACGTCGGCCAGGCTGGCCTGACCGGTGCCTGTCGTGTCGTCGGAGGCTGTAGTCGTGGTTTCTTCGTTCAGGCCGGTTGTGTTTGTCTTCTGACATCCCGAAATACCGGGCAGAACCAGACCGCACAAAACAATTCGAAGCAAGAGCACCATATTGTTACGTGGTTGTGTTACTGCCATATTGATCTCCCGTCTGTATCGGCAAAGTGATGCATGCTGTTGTGACTCGCACCCGGTACGCTGATTGATACATTTGTCGCTGATCAAACGGCTGTCGGGAAGCCGAATCATAAATCCTGCACTCTGTTTTGCGGATTCTGCGGCTGACTCGTGATACGGGAGCTGACGCAGTGCCGCGACCGTGCTGGACAGCGGCAGCGAAATTTTGGTCAGCCACTGTCGTTCATCAAGTGGCTGAGTCACGTGTCCACGATTAAATCCGTCTGGATTATTGAAGTTGCCGTCTCGACTGCTGTATTTCGGAGAGCTGATTGTTTAACGCACCTTCGAAAACATCGCTAAAAAACAATAATTGTATCAGGAGACTGCCGTGGTCAGATGTCCAGGGAAAACCAACCTTTAGATTGCCGCACCGGTGCTCAATTTTGATTAACATCAAGGGAAGCCGGTTACTGAAACCTCCGGTTTGAACCGCGAAAGCGGTTGAATGCAGACATGAAATCGTCTTTGCGCGTTTTTCTTTGAGTTGGTTTTGTGCGAATCACACCCCATACGGAAGCTCAGCTTGATGATCGACTTTCGGAGCCCGACACAGGGGTTCTGGATGCCGTCGAACACTCCCCTGGTGACCTGATTGTGCTGGGGGCCGGAGGAAAGATGGGCTTCCATCTCAGCCGAATGCTCCAGCGATCACTGATGTCACTGGGGAGGTCTGATCGAGTTATCACGGTCTCCCGATTTCGCCGTCAGAAAACCCGGGTTCAGTTCGTGCAGGCAGGTTTTGATGTCTTTCAGGTCGATCTGAGTGATCCGGAGCAGCTTTGTGAACTTCCGGATGCTGCCGGCGTCTTCTATCTGGCCGGGGTGAAATTTGGCACACAGAATCGACCGGACCTGCTGGAACAATATAACATTCAGATGCCGCGTCTGGTCACCGAACGTTACCGGCATTCACGTATTGTTGCGCTGTCGACAGGATGTGTGTATCCTTTCGTCCGACCGGAATCCGGAGGCGCTGCGGAGGAGACGCCAACGGATGCTCCGGGTGACTACGCGCGATCATGTCTGGGCCGCGAACAGGCCTGCGTTGATGCGGCCGAGCGCTGGGGAACTCAATCCAGTCTGATTCGGCTCAACTATTCAATCGATTTGCGGTACGGCGTGCTGGTGGACATTGCACAGAAGGTGCTGGCAGGAAAACCGGTCGGGCTGGACACGGGATACGTGAACGTGATTTGGCAGCGAGACGCGGTGTCACATATCATTCAGACACTGCGTCATTCGTCGGCACCGCCGTTTGTGTTGAACGTGACCGGCCCCGAGGTTGTGCGGATTCGTGATCTGGCTGAATCTTTTGGCCGGAAGTTTAATCGTAAAGTGACATTCCAGGGTACAGAAGCTGATACGGCATGGCTCGCCAGCTCGGAAAAGGCGTGTGGACTTTTCGGCGTTCCGCAGACTTCGATCGCACAAATGATCGACTGGACTGCTGACTGGCTGAAACACGACGGTGTTACTCTTGGCAAGCCGACACATTTCGATGCACGAGACGGGAAATTTTGACCTGTCGCCGATGTTCAGAACAGTCCGTACAGACGTTTTCGTGCATTGAAGACCTGTGAATAAAATCGTTTCCGGTACCACAGCACGCTGCCGGTTGATGCGTTGACAGACTGTGAAACAGCCGGTGTCATTAACTGCTGACAGCTTCAGTCTTCGTCGGGCGTGGTGATTTCTTCGCCTCGAAGCAAGGCTTCCAGTTCGGTGATCTCATCACGAAGTGTCGCGGCTGATTCGTAGTCTTCCTGACGAATCGCTTCACGCTGCCTGTTTCTTAACTGCAGGACACGTGACTGATCATCTAGTGACGCTGACGTGCGCGAAGGTCGTTTACCCGAGTGAGTCGGCTCTTCGTGGATATTTTCCAGCAATGGACGCAGGTGTTCACGAAACTCATCATAACAGAAGGGACAGCCCAGCCGACCGAGTTCCCGGAATTCACTCATCTTGATTCCGCATCCGGAACACGTCAGCTGATCCAGTTCCCCGTCGGTAGCGACATGCAGTTCTTCCAGCTTGGCAGCCAGGTCGGCTGCAATAGAATCAGATTCGTGCGATTCTGAATCATCCAGATAGTCGCGGGCACATTTTTCACACAGGTGAATTTCACTGGCCTGACCTTCGATCACCTCCGTGATATGCAATGTGGACTGGTTGGCACACTGTCGGCATTTCTTCATTGCTCAATTCCTTTACCGGGACGCCAGTCCACCGTTCCGTTACTCCTGCTTCATAGCTGCAGCCAGTATTT
Protein-coding sequences here:
- a CDS encoding DUF1501 domain-containing protein, which translates into the protein MNSFSPSLLTRRRILSQTGMGFGMLALPLLDDSNAGAAHSANRQSDASLHDREPFDLRRKRPHFPPRATSFIQLVQTGGPSQMDLFDPKPELNRRDGQVFEIDIHDFQMQSQANKLLGTPFRFRRHGECGMELSELIPHYSKVADDICLVRSMVSVHNNHTEAIVNLGTGKMFIGHPSLGSWFSYALGTENQDLPAYVVLRDPIGYATSGMLMVRSGWLPSVYSSTEFHSSGMPVHNLQPSVPLPEGMQRQRLALLERLNEAHQQKYPRESDLDARIRNYELAARMQLSATNVVDISRESQATQRLYGLDQPHTAGYGTRCLMARRLVEAGVRFVQVFIGRGQPWDHHNKLNSGLQTMSAGDAPSAALIQDLRDRGLLDSTIVFWAGEFGRMPVAQGDGGNGRDGRDHNKNAGSCWIAGGGFRSGHVYGSTDDVGYAADENPVTVPDLFATFAHQMGLDHTRVSYLHLGREENMTDSDVTGAYVHDGLIA
- a CDS encoding zf-HC2 domain-containing protein; amino-acid sequence: MTDAPRKPNVIEQLVAYLDGELDGEQSAGIEKHLSEDPKLRQLAEELDRTWGMLDALESVEASQEFSAQTMKTVAAADMDSQQRFSALVSRFAGSWFNSHALTWFGIGVIGTSCGLAISLLSGASPESTQAAELLRDIDVLQRYPEYSIVPDVELLRELKFPSVGPSLSQEQQ
- a CDS encoding rhomboid family intramembrane serine protease, translating into MIPLRDNIRSRTTPWINYTIIAVCCLVFYFQLQDQKSLLVERYGMIPTRIVNPDQTVDVIDRVIVQTPFGDRIREISRPVAPAGVIPWLTTLTCIFLHGGWMHIIGNMWMLWIFGDNVEDRMGHRWYLLFYVFCGMVASASHMLIDTGSTVPTIGASGAIAGVMGAYMVLYPRAQVLSIVPIFFFIQMIVLPAPVFLGIWFLLQFFQGTFAVISIQSAGVAWWAHIGGFVTGFLIAWLFKQSGSTTPAVKVIDPRNQRSTTYRIYVNDRRR
- a CDS encoding translocase, producing the protein MANSLWHWLKTGGRTQVSRVSRWQAMAQVIDRRTGQLREKSDEEIRGQALELAWKIRTGFPLQSAITDVFGLVCEAARRTVNMTPYPVQIIGGIALAERWIAEMQTGEGKTLTATMPTTLYAMVGRGCHVVTVNDYLAQRDAAAMKPIYSMMGLSVGCVISESEDEERQEAYNCDITYGTATEIGFDFLRDRLKSDTVGTQNSLPRYTSLSSGSGRNRVQRGQYFALIDEADSVLIDEAVTPLIIGLPEPNSISDVSLLHWAYSRVNDLQEHEDFVCEPDRRLVTLTEPGSLRVLMSDRPQWLGSFSNEKLLSQVETALAANLFYQLDREYVMKDGEVTIVDESTGRMMDGRKWQRGLHQAIEVKEGTAVSELTQHAAQITIQSLFRHYRYLAGMTGTAALAKNELWNAYRIGVAEIPTNRPCLRQELPTRIYATHSQRNQVLTETVVELVRQKRAVLIGTPSVSESEALGNMLNAAGTRYVILNARHEAEEAEIVELAGQPGRVTIATNMAGRGTDIIPHQEVIRNGGVHVIATSVHSSARIDRQLVGRTARQGDPGTFQFLLSLEDPFLNILSPRARRQLRTLIEHQQGEITGLNVKTYFRKAQRQLEKNYARQRKQLLKSERRQSETFRRIGLDPYLECAAD
- a CDS encoding TolC family protein; the protein is MRGVSSLLPNGRDAGNSILHGLMTFPMKRITHQSANFDGLRRCLLIVLQILPGCALTGSSDDFATNLYTPAEGRLTAERQIEESAGYGHTADYANFMDNDADSESSGASAVYLTGMVTEQTFDEISEEQVWPVSLLEAVQLALDNNEVIPVDVQFLSSGSTLLNAPQAVASIYDPAIQATSVAAARGSLAATSDFVPVLTARSTIGQDSVIQNNLVSAGLPAGGVLESDTGNLDISLQQRLMTGGLLELSHNIRFDDNNVGTNLFPNVYQGQLAVEFTQPLWSGAGDFFTSVAGPIDLIATRAPSVDQGIVITRLNEKISNNQFHIALQQLVKDVADVYQDLHFAHRRYEIETKTQEAAEKVWKQLKAKSEAGTGRGLASEAQAEENVYATSARVKDASREIITAENRLRRLIGRDPGHGLIMQPIQAPTVDPIADDWEHSLQTAFSRRSELNETILTMQSLELQRSASMSLSKPRLDLVSNIHTNGFGDHAFDESGRGGPARSDSYAQNLLNAEQTGWFAGVQFSVPLDRRLYRSLQHQLEYRLAKTRATLKAQKKEISHELWHAFRSAERWSEIVSENERRVQAARRQVSALDAASVAGRDIVDLLVRAHSTLAIAETQYAQAMTEYNKANSEIRFRRGTLLEDLNISIHDPLSLPVSDAKAAETGTQDESETVSS
- a CDS encoding NAD(P)-dependent oxidoreductase, whose protein sequence is MRITPHTEAQLDDRLSEPDTGVLDAVEHSPGDLIVLGAGGKMGFHLSRMLQRSLMSLGRSDRVITVSRFRRQKTRVQFVQAGFDVFQVDLSDPEQLCELPDAAGVFYLAGVKFGTQNRPDLLEQYNIQMPRLVTERYRHSRIVALSTGCVYPFVRPESGGAAEETPTDAPGDYARSCLGREQACVDAAERWGTQSSLIRLNYSIDLRYGVLVDIAQKVLAGKPVGLDTGYVNVIWQRDAVSHIIQTLRHSSAPPFVLNVTGPEVVRIRDLAESFGRKFNRKVTFQGTEADTAWLASSEKACGLFGVPQTSIAQMIDWTADWLKHDGVTLGKPTHFDARDGKF
- a CDS encoding UvrB/UvrC motif-containing protein, with translation MKKCRQCANQSTLHITEVIEGQASEIHLCEKCARDYLDDSESHESDSIAADLAAKLEELHVATDGELDQLTCSGCGIKMSEFRELGRLGCPFCYDEFREHLRPLLENIHEEPTHSGKRPSRTSASLDDQSRVLQLRNRQREAIRQEDYESAATLRDEITELEALLRGEEITTPDED